In Seonamhaeicola sp. S2-3, the genomic window TTATCATTATGGAAGACGTGGTAAAATGGGATGTCACTGTGGTGGTGGAATAAGAGATTTAAGAAAAGGTATTGCCAAATCTTGTAATTCATATTTTGCAACAGCTTTTAGAAAAACTATAGATTTATATCCAGATGCAAGTAAATCTATGGACAAATGGAGCAAACACATTAAAAGTTTTGGCTTAGGACAATATTTAGGAACCGATTTACCCATTGGGAAAAAAGGAAATATTCCTAATGGTGCCTATTACGATAAATGGTATCCAGACTTTAAATGGGGTGCAACCACGGTTATTTCTAACTCCATTGGACAGGGGGAAATTTTAGTAACTCCTATTCATTTAGCTAATATGACTGCAGCTATAGCCAATAGAGGATATTACTATACACCACATATTATTAAATCTATTGGAAATGAGCCTATTGATGAAAAATTCACAACCATTAGGCATACTACTATAGATAAAAAATATTTTGAACCAGTAATAGAAGGCCTTTTTGATGTGTACGACAATGGTGGTACCGCACATTTTTTACAAATACCAGGTATAGAAATTTGTGGTAAAACAGGAACTGCAGAAAACTTTACAGTTATTGATGGTGTTAGAACCCAATTAACAGACCATTCGCTATTCATTGCTTTTGCTCCTAAAGATGACCCTAAAATTGCCATTGCTGTTTTTGTTGAAAATGGTCACTATGGCTCTATTTATGCAGGTAGAATTGCTAGTTTAATGATTGAAAAATATATTAAAGGGCATACTACCAGAAAAGATTTAGAAAATTGGGTTTTAACACGTAGTTTAGAGTTTGAATATCAAAAACCTTATTTAGGTGAACCCTTTACTATAAACGACAGACGCGAAGAAATTGTGCCTATGCCTAAAGGATTATACACCGATAATAATCTGTAATAATTTACCATACAATGAGGCTAACAGATAGACATTTTAAATTTGATTGGATAACCATTATCCTGTTTCTATTATTGGTTAGTTTTGGGTGGTTAAATATTGCTTCTGCATCACATACTGGAGACACGCTAAATTATTTCGATTTTTCACAATCATACGGTAAACAACTCATTTTTATATTTTTAACCTTTGGTCTTATAGTTATACTTTTAGCCATAGACGCTAAGTTTTATGAACGTTTTTCTAGTGTTATTTACATTTTATCAATGCTATCACTAGTAGGTCTTTTTATATTTGGTAAAAATGTAAACGGCGCTACATCATGGTATGCCTTTGGCAGTTTTACTATTCAACCTAGTGAGTTTGCTAAAGCAGCCACAGCGCTTGCAGTAGCTAAACACATAAGTGACTTAAACACTAATATAAAAGTCTTTAAAGACCAACTAAAAACATTCACTATTATTGCAATTCCTGCATTACTAGTTTTATTACAAAATGACACCGGAAGCACCATTGTTTATGGTGCCTTCTTTTTTGTTTTATATAGAGAAGGCTTGCCAAAATACTATCTAACCATTGGAGTTTCTGCTTTAATTATAGCTATTTTAGCTCTAAAATTTGGAGCCATTTTTACATCAATTATAGCAGGTGTACTCATTTTTGTTTTCTATTTTTTTAATAAAAAGAAAATTAATTTTTTTCAGTCACTCTTTATTTTTATACTATCTGTAGGAATCTCTTATGGAGTAAAATTCTTTTACGAATCTATTTTAAAACCACACCAGCAAGACCGCATTAGTTTATGGTTACGCCTAGAAAAAGACCCCGCAAAACTAGAGCAAATGAAAAGAACATTTGCTTACAACTTAAACGAGTCTGAAAAAGCCATAAGATCTGGTGGTTTTAGTGGCAAAGGCTTTATGGAAGGTACCAGAACCACAGGTAAATTTGTACCAGAACAACATACCGATTATATTTTTAGTACTGTTGGCGAAGAATGGGGTTTTTTAGGTTCTTCTTTTGTTGTAATTCTGTTTGTTCTACTCATTTTAAGAATTTTACATTTAGCTGAATTACAAAAATCACAATTTAGTAGAGTGTATGGTTATGGTGTTGCCTCTATTATTTTTGTTCATTTTTTAATTAATATTGGTATGGTAATGGGGTTAATACCAACTATTGGCATTCCGTTACCTATGTTTAGTTATGGTGGCTCTGGGCTATGGGCTTTTACCATTTTAATATTTATCTTTATTAAATTAGATTCCAATCGTATAAACGAATGGTAGATAGATAAGTTGGCATTTAATTATTTTGCTTTAATGAAAAAAAGTTTCTTAATAGTTATTGGAATATTTTTAATTATTGGGTGTTCTAGTACTAAAAACGCTTCAAAAAGCAGTTTCTCTAAAACAGAAATTACGTTAATTACATCGGCCGATTCTTTAACCCCAATGCGTGTTTATAAAATTACCAACAAAAAAGATTCTGTTTTACTACGTACAAAAAGCACTTATATAAAACCCAATTCAAAAGATAAGGTGCAACAAATGTTAATTAAAAGACTATATGCTACAGTTACAGATAGTATGTCTTTAGGTGTTGGCATTGCAGCACCACAAGTTGGTATTTTAAAAAATATTATTTGGGTACAACGATTTGATAAAGAAAATTTTCCGTTTGAAGTGTATTTAAACCCCAAGATTACCAAATATTCTGAAGAAAAATTAACTGTAAAAGAAGGCTGCCTATCTATTCCTGATAGAACAGAAACTTTAAATTGTAGATCTAAAACTATTAATATTGAATATGACACCGCTAATGCTGAGCATAAAACTGAAACTATTGAAGGTTTTACATCTGTTATTTTTCAGCACGAAATAGACCATTTAAATGGTATCTTATATTTAGATCATTTAGACAAAGAAATTAACGACGCTAAACGCGTTAGGGATTGAAGCAAGTTACCGTGTAACGCGGAAAGCCCGCCCAAGCCTTAGCTTGGGAACGCCCTAATTATAATGTTACTTTTTAAGTTCTAACTTTTCGGCAAAATAATCGCAAAAATCTTTCATGGTAGCTGTCATTTTTTCGTCTTGCGTAGCTCTATTAAAGGTATTACTCATAGCAACTAAGGTTTGATGAAAAAACACTTTCATTTCATCAACTGGCATATCTTTAGTCCATAAATCTATACGTAAAGACTCTTGCGCTTTAGAATCCCAAACACTAAGCATCATGGCTTTAGATTCTTGGTTAGTGATACCGCCATCTTCTGCAGACCAAAATAGTTTTTCTGGCACTCTATTTTCATCTAATTCTACATTCAATTCTATCTTAGAGGTGTGTGTTTTAGGCATTATTTATTAGGTTTATATTTGGTGTTATTATAAATTTCTTCGGCACTGGTAATTAGCATTTTTTTAAGCGATACCTTATTTTGATTCATGTAAGCTCTAACCATTTTCCATCCGATATACTGCCCTAACCTACCTGGAGAATTGGCATCTATATCTTCTAAATAAAATTTGGTAAATGGTGCTGGGTTTATAAATCTGCTAGGTAATTTAGAATCTGTACTAAAAAGTAATTCGCGTTCTACAAAATAGCGCCATATATCACTCTCATTGATGTTTGCCCAATTTAGCTCATCTTTTGTGTACCCAATGCGTTGTGCTTCGGTTTTAAAAGGAATGATTACATCTTTAAAATACAACTGTTTTCCAAAGTATATCATTTCATCTAATAAGGTTTTATTTGGCGCTTGATGAATATATTTTTTGGCATATTCTGTAGCTAAATCAACTACTATTTGTTCTTTTTTAAAATGACTTTTAATATATTTAGGGATATTAGTATAGAACTCGTGATTGCTTCCTAAATAATTATCTAAAGCAATAATAGCAATAGTATCTGTTACTATGACTCTATTTCTGTAATCAACATCACTGGTAGTAGTAATAACTCTTGGTGGGTTAAATGCTTCAAAATAATATTTTATATGATTAAATAGTGATTCAATTTCAGCTTCTGTATCACTAAAATTGCTAAAGGTTTTATTTACCTCTGAAGATAACATTTGCTGTAATGTATCATTAATTTTAGCTAACCAAAACGAGTCTTTATATTTTTTTGAAAACATAAACGGATATGCTTTCTTTAATTTAGGAAGGGTTTCTGCATTGGTTTCTGCAAAAAATTGGTCAAATCTTTCAACTTCAACATCAATATTTATTTGTGCAATATCAGCTTCAAGTTGATTATTTTTTTTACATGAATATACAGTTACGGCTAATAATAAAAATAATAATAGGTTTTTCATATAAAACTTACTCGTTATAAATTTTTATTAATTAAGTGTTTCGTTTATTTTTGTTTACAAAGGTACTATTCTTAGAATTAAATTCACTTAATATGCAAACAGAAAAAGTTGTTAATCATATTGTTAATTGGTTAAAAGATTATGCTACAAATGCTGGTGTAAACGGATTTGTTGTTGGCGTTTCTGGCGGCATAGATTCTGCCGTCACTTCAACTTTATGTGCCAAAACAGGCATGAATGTTTTAGTTGTTGAAATGCCTATACACCAAGCCAAAAGCCATGTAAGCAGAGCCCAAGAACATATTAAGCAGTTAAAAACAAGGTTTGATAACGTTAGCGATACACGTACCGATTTAACCCCTGTTTTTGATGAATTTAAAACAGAAGTATTTCTTGATGGTGACCAAGCTACAGTAGATATGGCATTAGCCAACACCCGTGCTAGATTAAGAATGACTACGTTATACTACTATGCCGGACTTTACAAACTTTTAGTAGCAGGGACAGGCAATAAAGTTGAAGATTTTGGCGTTGGGTTTTACACCAAATACGGAGATGGTGGGGTAGATTTAAGCCCCATTGCAGACCTTTTAAAATCTGAAGTTTACCAATTAGGTGAAGCTTTAGAAGTACCAGAGTCTATTATGAATGCTGCCCCTAGCGATGGTTTATTTGGTGATGCCAGAAGTGATGAAGACCAAATAGGCGCCTCTTACCCAGAGCTTGAATGGGCTATGAAAATGGATAATGAAGGCAAAACAGAATCTGATTTTGAAGGCAGAAAACAAGCTGTTTTTAAAATATATAAAAGGTTTAATACAGCCAATAAACACAAAATGATTCCTATACCTGTTTGTAATATTCCTAATAATTACAAATAAATGTTGTAAAGTATTCAGGAAATCACTACTTTTGGGGTTGCATATTCTCTCAACTAACAAAACTATCTCTCTAAAAATTAATTATGCAAAACAACCAAAATTATGATAAAGTTATTAATAGCAGACAATCACCCTATTACAAGAAAAGGACTTGAAGTACTTTTCTCTGCCTCTTCTGACATTAAAATTGTTGGAAGCGTAGACGATGGCGAAGCCATCCTTGAATTTATTAAGAAAAATCCAGTTGACATTATTTTAACTGAGACCGATCTTCCTAAACTTAATGGTTTAACCCTGTTACGTCATTTAAAAAATGACTACCCAGATATTAAAACTATTATTTTTAGTAGTCAGCCAGAAGAAGTATATGCCATAAATGCCATTAAAGCTGGTGCTTCTGGTTATATTTCTAAAACGGTAAATGTTATTACAATAAATGAAGCCATTTTAAAAGTTTATGAAGGTGGTATTTATTTAAGTAATGAGCTAACGCAACAATTGGCATTTGGAAATCGTGTTGGAAAAAGCACTGGATCTTTCTATAAAAAACTGTCTACCAGAGAAGCCGAAGTGCTTAAACTTTTAACTATTGGTAGAAAAAACAAAGAAATTTCTAAAGAACTTGATATTAACGAAAAAACCGTTAGTACTTACAAAGCGCGTTTAATGCGTAAGCTTAAAGTTACTAATTTGGTAGATTTGGTTAATCAAGCTAAACTTACCCAGCAGTTATAACACTCTGTTAAGTTTTCTAGATAATAACATTTTTAAGCCTGAGTAGTCTTTTACTTCTTCAAGAATATTTTTATTTACCTCGCTGGTATTTTGTAATGTTTTTTGTTGAAATTCTTTAACCTTTTGGTCTATTAAAAAGCAACGCAGGCTTAAAATTGTTTCGCTAACTAGTTGTGCTACTGTG contains:
- the gldB gene encoding gliding motility lipoprotein GldB gives rise to the protein MKNLLLFLLLAVTVYSCKKNNQLEADIAQINIDVEVERFDQFFAETNAETLPKLKKAYPFMFSKKYKDSFWLAKINDTLQQMLSSEVNKTFSNFSDTEAEIESLFNHIKYYFEAFNPPRVITTTSDVDYRNRVIVTDTIAIIALDNYLGSNHEFYTNIPKYIKSHFKKEQIVVDLATEYAKKYIHQAPNKTLLDEMIYFGKQLYFKDVIIPFKTEAQRIGYTKDELNWANINESDIWRYFVERELLFSTDSKLPSRFINPAPFTKFYLEDIDANSPGRLGQYIGWKMVRAYMNQNKVSLKKMLITSAEEIYNNTKYKPNK
- the rodA gene encoding rod shape-determining protein RodA, which gives rise to MRLTDRHFKFDWITIILFLLLVSFGWLNIASASHTGDTLNYFDFSQSYGKQLIFIFLTFGLIVILLAIDAKFYERFSSVIYILSMLSLVGLFIFGKNVNGATSWYAFGSFTIQPSEFAKAATALAVAKHISDLNTNIKVFKDQLKTFTIIAIPALLVLLQNDTGSTIVYGAFFFVLYREGLPKYYLTIGVSALIIAILALKFGAIFTSIIAGVLIFVFYFFNKKKINFFQSLFIFILSVGISYGVKFFYESILKPHQQDRISLWLRLEKDPAKLEQMKRTFAYNLNESEKAIRSGGFSGKGFMEGTRTTGKFVPEQHTDYIFSTVGEEWGFLGSSFVVILFVLLILRILHLAELQKSQFSRVYGYGVASIIFVHFLINIGMVMGLIPTIGIPLPMFSYGGSGLWAFTILIFIFIKLDSNRINEW
- the gldC gene encoding gliding motility protein GldC, translating into MPKTHTSKIELNVELDENRVPEKLFWSAEDGGITNQESKAMMLSVWDSKAQESLRIDLWTKDMPVDEMKVFFHQTLVAMSNTFNRATQDEKMTATMKDFCDYFAEKLELKK
- the nadE gene encoding NAD(+) synthase → MQTEKVVNHIVNWLKDYATNAGVNGFVVGVSGGIDSAVTSTLCAKTGMNVLVVEMPIHQAKSHVSRAQEHIKQLKTRFDNVSDTRTDLTPVFDEFKTEVFLDGDQATVDMALANTRARLRMTTLYYYAGLYKLLVAGTGNKVEDFGVGFYTKYGDGGVDLSPIADLLKSEVYQLGEALEVPESIMNAAPSDGLFGDARSDEDQIGASYPELEWAMKMDNEGKTESDFEGRKQAVFKIYKRFNTANKHKMIPIPVCNIPNNYK
- a CDS encoding response regulator transcription factor; the protein is MIKLLIADNHPITRKGLEVLFSASSDIKIVGSVDDGEAILEFIKKNPVDIILTETDLPKLNGLTLLRHLKNDYPDIKTIIFSSQPEEVYAINAIKAGASGYISKTVNVITINEAILKVYEGGIYLSNELTQQLAFGNRVGKSTGSFYKKLSTREAEVLKLLTIGRKNKEISKELDINEKTVSTYKARLMRKLKVTNLVDLVNQAKLTQQL
- the def gene encoding peptide deformylase codes for the protein MKKSFLIVIGIFLIIGCSSTKNASKSSFSKTEITLITSADSLTPMRVYKITNKKDSVLLRTKSTYIKPNSKDKVQQMLIKRLYATVTDSMSLGVGIAAPQVGILKNIIWVQRFDKENFPFEVYLNPKITKYSEEKLTVKEGCLSIPDRTETLNCRSKTINIEYDTANAEHKTETIEGFTSVIFQHEIDHLNGILYLDHLDKEINDAKRVRD